A genomic segment from Lignipirellula cremea encodes:
- a CDS encoding galactose-1-phosphate uridylyltransferase, whose protein sequence is MMSHLRQDPLRGYWVVVNETRGRRPDEFAAAPARRRALRCPFCGGNEDATPHALAEYRGARNGSASLWQARVIPNKYPAFVGDAPPDRSNGRTIQPAGFHSADNAGRHEVIVESRRHVASFAQLTEDEAERAATVYRDRLLALTETPGLVYGALFKNTGADAGASIEHTHSQLIGMPFLPPEAVLEIENCRQHYNATGGPLLAEIVASELEQAIRVVARTENFIAFCPYASRFPFQMWVAPLQATPRFEHTPVEQLHELAGLLKHLVARIETATQGASHNMLLHTAPLKKTVCPGFSWRLELFPRISRQAGLEWGSGVFINTVAPETAAARLRE, encoded by the coding sequence ATGATGTCGCACCTTCGCCAAGATCCGCTGCGCGGTTACTGGGTTGTCGTGAACGAAACTCGCGGTCGCCGACCGGACGAGTTCGCCGCCGCCCCGGCCCGTCGCAGGGCGCTGCGATGCCCGTTCTGCGGCGGCAATGAAGACGCCACCCCCCACGCCCTGGCTGAGTACCGCGGCGCGCGGAACGGCAGCGCCAGCCTGTGGCAGGCCCGCGTGATCCCCAACAAGTACCCAGCCTTTGTCGGCGACGCTCCGCCCGACCGCAGTAACGGCCGCACGATCCAGCCCGCCGGCTTTCATTCCGCCGACAACGCCGGCCGCCATGAGGTCATCGTCGAATCCCGGCGCCACGTCGCCAGCTTCGCCCAGCTGACCGAAGACGAAGCCGAACGGGCCGCCACCGTCTATCGCGATCGCCTGCTGGCCCTGACCGAAACGCCGGGCCTGGTATACGGCGCCCTGTTCAAAAATACCGGCGCCGACGCGGGCGCTTCCATCGAACATACGCATAGCCAGCTGATCGGCATGCCGTTCCTGCCGCCGGAAGCGGTGTTGGAAATCGAAAACTGCCGCCAGCATTACAACGCAACGGGCGGTCCCCTCCTGGCCGAAATTGTCGCCAGCGAACTGGAACAGGCGATTCGCGTGGTCGCCCGGACGGAAAACTTCATCGCCTTTTGTCCGTACGCCAGCCGCTTTCCGTTTCAAATGTGGGTGGCTCCGCTGCAGGCGACGCCCCGATTTGAGCACACCCCGGTAGAACAACTGCACGAACTGGCCGGACTGCTCAAGCATCTGGTGGCCCGGATTGAAACGGCCACCCAGGGCGCGTCGCACAACATGCTGCTGCACACGGCGCCCTTGAAGAAAACGGTCTGCCCCGGCTTCTCCTGGCGGCTGGAACTGTTCCCTCGCATCAGTCGGCAAGCTGGCCTGGAATGGGGATCAGGCGTGTTCATCAACACCGTCGCCCCTGAAACGGCCGCCGCCCGACTGCGCGAGTAA
- the glgA gene encoding glycogen synthase GlgA, producing the protein MNILLASSEAAPFARTGGLGDVCGSLPSELAKLGHSAVLFLPGYRHALNCGECIETTEVVFDIPIGGKIVFGRLLKSTFPGTDTPVYFVHQPDYFDREGLYSEGKQDYRDNCERFVFFCRAVLESIRQLNLEIDVIHCNDWQTGLIPAYLNTDYAEARGYEKIASLFTIHNLEYQGLFWHWDMLLTGLDWKYFNWRQMEYFGQLNLLKTGLVFADAISTVSPRYAQEIQTYERGCGLQGLLQDRSNDLSGILNGVSYEVWNPETDEHLASNYTVDDWRTEKPKCKAALQEAMGLPVAHKPLLGAVGRLTRQKGWDLILEVMRRWLPSVDVQWVILGSGEDFYESQLRALAEEYPHKLAVQIDFSEPLSHQIEAGSDFFLMPSLYEPCGLNQIYSLKYGTPPVVRETGGLADTITDASAENLAAGVANGFSFQEFSSDALEQTLRRACNLYRDQSDDWTKLVETGMQQDWSWSRSAAKYVELYQQLVDRRRQ; encoded by the coding sequence TTGAATATTCTGCTGGCTAGCAGTGAAGCGGCGCCCTTTGCTCGCACCGGCGGACTGGGCGACGTGTGCGGTTCCCTGCCTTCGGAACTGGCAAAGCTGGGCCATTCGGCGGTCCTGTTTTTGCCCGGATATCGGCACGCCCTGAATTGCGGCGAGTGTATCGAAACGACCGAGGTGGTGTTCGATATTCCGATCGGCGGCAAGATCGTTTTTGGACGTCTGCTCAAATCGACGTTTCCCGGCACGGATACGCCGGTTTACTTTGTGCACCAGCCGGATTACTTCGATCGAGAAGGCTTGTACAGCGAAGGGAAACAGGATTACCGCGATAACTGCGAACGGTTTGTGTTCTTCTGCCGCGCCGTGCTGGAATCGATTCGTCAGTTGAACCTGGAAATCGACGTCATCCATTGCAACGACTGGCAAACCGGGCTGATCCCGGCCTACCTGAATACCGACTACGCCGAAGCCCGGGGCTACGAGAAAATCGCCTCGCTGTTTACCATTCATAACCTGGAATACCAGGGCCTGTTCTGGCACTGGGACATGCTGCTGACGGGCCTGGACTGGAAGTATTTCAACTGGCGCCAGATGGAATACTTCGGCCAGCTGAACCTGCTAAAAACGGGCCTCGTGTTTGCGGATGCGATCAGCACGGTCAGCCCGCGTTACGCACAAGAAATCCAAACGTACGAACGTGGCTGCGGGCTGCAGGGGCTGCTGCAGGACCGGTCGAACGACCTTTCCGGCATCCTCAACGGGGTCAGTTACGAGGTCTGGAACCCCGAGACCGATGAGCACCTGGCCAGCAATTACACCGTGGACGACTGGCGCACCGAAAAGCCCAAGTGCAAGGCGGCCCTGCAGGAAGCGATGGGTCTGCCCGTCGCGCACAAACCGCTGCTGGGAGCTGTGGGACGACTGACGCGGCAAAAGGGCTGGGACTTGATCCTGGAGGTCATGCGCCGCTGGCTGCCGAGCGTCGACGTGCAGTGGGTGATTCTGGGATCAGGCGAAGATTTTTACGAATCGCAATTGCGGGCGCTGGCGGAAGAATACCCGCATAAACTGGCTGTGCAGATCGATTTCAGCGAACCGCTGTCCCACCAGATCGAAGCCGGTTCCGATTTCTTTCTGATGCCCAGCCTGTATGAGCCCTGCGGCTTGAACCAGATTTACAGCCTGAAATACGGCACGCCGCCGGTCGTGCGGGAAACGGGCGGCCTGGCCGACACCATCACCGACGCCTCGGCGGAGAACCTGGCGGCCGGCGTTGCGAACGGTTTTTCCTTTCAAGAGTTTTCCAGCGACGCCCTGGAGCAAACCTTGCGTCGAGCTTGCAATTTATATCGTGACCAGAGCGACGATTGGACTAAGCTAGTAGAAACCGGCATGCAGCAAGACTGGTCGTGGAGCCGCAGCGCCGCCAAATATGTGGAACTTTATCAGCAACTGGTCGACCGACGTCGCCAGTAA
- a CDS encoding RNA polymerase sigma factor, which produces MTTQDSSRSPGSDSSPRSGKAASSKGKTSSTGPENPAPANPAALDVAQVTAEYFPRIHRAALVLTGNPWDADDLAQETFLVLSGRVVSFEGRSSIYTWLYGVLLNLDRRERRRHGMRRKKLQVLWDDEPTGGRTMPPAETPIEVAEWKTSLWARVAQLPDGQRQTLVLRFSEGLRYEEIAAALECPLGTVKSRIYHGLIGLRSLLEKEGDTLTQLPSMPAEDRNYAV; this is translated from the coding sequence ATGACGACACAGGATTCTTCCCGCTCCCCAGGCAGCGACTCTTCCCCACGTTCCGGGAAGGCCGCATCCAGCAAAGGGAAAACTTCGAGTACGGGGCCGGAAAATCCTGCGCCCGCCAATCCGGCTGCGCTCGATGTGGCCCAGGTGACGGCCGAGTACTTTCCGCGTATCCATCGGGCGGCTCTGGTTTTGACCGGAAACCCGTGGGACGCCGACGACTTGGCGCAGGAGACCTTTTTGGTCCTTTCGGGCCGGGTCGTCAGTTTTGAAGGCCGCAGCAGCATTTACACCTGGCTGTACGGCGTGCTGCTCAACCTGGATCGCCGGGAACGACGCCGGCACGGCATGCGACGGAAGAAGCTGCAGGTGTTATGGGACGATGAACCAACTGGCGGCAGAACGATGCCGCCTGCGGAAACCCCGATTGAAGTCGCCGAATGGAAAACCAGCCTGTGGGCCCGTGTCGCCCAGTTGCCCGACGGCCAGCGTCAAACGCTGGTGCTGCGGTTCAGCGAGGGGTTGCGTTACGAAGAAATTGCAGCGGCCCTGGAATGCCCGCTGGGAACCGTCAAATCTCGCATTTATCACGGCCTGATTGGACTACGGAGCCTGCTGGAAAAAGAGGGGGATACGCTGACCCAGCTCCCCTCGATGCCCGCTGAGGATAGAAACTATGCCGTTTGA
- a CDS encoding S1C family serine protease — MRSTLLFQAILCASLWASPCVLAQELPSLESAAEKLQAATVTLRVSPPAGAENQEPAKISVFSAVSLGDGLLVTPLFENERSQVRVTLPGGGQALAEPLVLDEHSGLALLQMDQKTAPGVTLAEKSPRAGSWVVSAAGWGDEDALVSVGVVSGVDRSLPGASYPPLLQLDLRTASTSSGAGLVNVQGELLGLIVATGEPSNQRGWTYAIPAEQIRRVVRAFRSRPAEQDGVMVIQRRRPVVGMMLTGRAEGVHIDRLTDGGPAASAGLQIGDEILAVEGVQVRSVYQAVRPLLFKQPGDTIDYLVQQEAGQKTITVALGGGVVIQGAPRVKLSGYFQPKILVEGRPLRAGHLAEVGAEPNPPAAVPPDENSSDSQKIAILQKALDGYRSAIVHMQGQLIRQQQDREKTQALIEKLEGEIESLRKKLPPSN, encoded by the coding sequence ATGCGTTCCACCCTCCTGTTCCAGGCGATCCTCTGTGCGAGCCTTTGGGCGAGCCCCTGCGTGCTGGCCCAGGAATTACCCTCGCTGGAATCGGCGGCAGAGAAACTGCAGGCCGCCACGGTGACGCTGCGCGTGTCGCCTCCGGCAGGGGCCGAGAATCAGGAGCCGGCGAAGATCTCGGTCTTCTCGGCCGTCTCTCTGGGCGACGGACTGCTGGTAACGCCCTTGTTTGAAAACGAACGCTCCCAGGTTCGTGTTACGCTGCCCGGCGGCGGCCAGGCGCTGGCGGAACCGCTGGTGCTGGATGAACACTCAGGCCTGGCGTTACTGCAGATGGATCAAAAAACCGCTCCCGGCGTGACGCTGGCGGAAAAATCCCCGCGGGCCGGCAGCTGGGTCGTTAGTGCGGCCGGCTGGGGCGATGAAGACGCACTCGTTTCTGTCGGCGTCGTCAGCGGCGTTGATCGCTCCCTGCCTGGGGCCAGTTATCCGCCGCTGCTGCAGCTGGATCTGCGCACCGCCTCTACTTCTTCCGGCGCCGGACTGGTCAATGTCCAGGGGGAACTGCTGGGGCTGATTGTCGCCACCGGCGAACCGTCCAACCAGCGCGGCTGGACCTACGCCATTCCGGCCGAACAAATCCGCCGTGTGGTGCGCGCCTTCCGCAGTCGTCCTGCCGAACAAGACGGCGTGATGGTGATTCAGCGCCGGCGTCCCGTCGTCGGCATGATGCTGACCGGCAGGGCCGAAGGCGTACACATTGACCGGCTAACCGACGGCGGTCCTGCCGCCAGCGCCGGTCTGCAGATCGGCGACGAGATCCTCGCCGTCGAAGGGGTGCAAGTCCGCTCGGTCTACCAGGCGGTTCGCCCGCTCCTGTTCAAGCAGCCGGGCGACACCATCGACTATCTGGTCCAGCAAGAGGCTGGCCAGAAAACGATCACCGTCGCCCTGGGCGGCGGGGTCGTGATCCAGGGCGCCCCGCGGGTCAAACTCTCTGGCTACTTCCAGCCGAAAATCCTGGTCGAAGGACGTCCCTTGCGGGCGGGCCACCTGGCGGAAGTCGGCGCTGAACCCAACCCGCCCGCTGCAGTTCCCCCGGACGAGAACTCGTCCGACTCGCAGAAGATCGCCATTCTGCAGAAAGCGCTCGACGGCTACCGCAGCGCCATCGTCCACATGCAAGGACAACTCATTCGCCAGCAGCAGGACCGCGAAAAAACGCAGGCCCTGATCGAAAAGCTCGAAGGCGAAATCGAATCCCTCCGCAAGAAACTGCCGCCCAGTAATTGA
- a CDS encoding DUF1592 domain-containing protein, translating into MLTRTCPALLLLTLLLFPSVQAAEPATAIAPQAQLEPFLQKYCIGCHGAETQEAEVRFDQPIWEIRNNDVAQRWQDVLDQLNGGTMPPEEEPQPSSAELAGVLDPLTKSLITARRRLTDSGGRIAMRRLNQREYANTIRELFGFEAPLHLIPDDGEAATFDTAGVEQFFTSSHFDKYLELGRAITAEGWEWAAKPRVPSRTLRRESEMNVTQRLRDRLADLDLKMEMKKAGKTWQEMGFQDEGEMRVVFQQFDNRAGKPRRYLQYPQVDQGIYLLSNETLTARSAMNRGAADPRGEYLFRFRAGLVGQPPELRKFVRIVDHEGTVDVVQVRASASEPEVITRRYRPAFDRSTVTLFVEENRVAGTGFYDYLKLADPEGEWASIWLDWAEIEGPFYPQERAFFETLLYPDPPKRSPQKMVWSDENAGELIERFAYEAFRRRQPDADYLQGLVTLFQKNRAAGQTFDQAMSECLAIVLASPGFLYLQEAAEPEGKRRRLDDQELAIRLSYFLWSGPPDAELYACARDGSLSQPAVLHAQVDRLLDDPRAAAFHTGFMSQWAELQRFDAITVDETAFFQFNHGLRFSAYREVLEFFKTLVQENLPASNFIDSDFVVINAALGAHYGLPGVTADGFQKVALPANSPRGGLLGQTAFLTIGSNGERSSPVIRGALVMEKLLHDKPAPPPPNVPELGAATDRPVTNRQMVQLHQRQAVCASCHRKMDVIGFGLENFDTIGAWRDTEKVGRKQVPIESGGTLPGGAAFQNIDDLKSLLLEQEDRLAEELVESLLAYSIGRPMEFSDADAISAILQNLADEDYRLRSMIHEIVSSPLFQTK; encoded by the coding sequence ATGCTGACCCGCACCTGCCCGGCCTTGCTGCTTCTGACGCTGCTGCTTTTTCCCTCTGTCCAAGCCGCAGAGCCGGCGACGGCCATTGCGCCGCAGGCGCAGCTGGAGCCCTTTCTCCAGAAGTATTGCATCGGTTGTCATGGCGCGGAAACGCAAGAAGCGGAAGTGCGTTTCGACCAGCCGATCTGGGAAATCAGGAACAACGACGTAGCCCAGCGCTGGCAAGATGTGCTCGACCAATTGAATGGCGGAACCATGCCGCCGGAGGAGGAGCCGCAGCCGTCCTCGGCCGAACTGGCGGGCGTGCTTGATCCGCTGACAAAATCATTGATCACTGCCCGTCGACGCCTTACCGATTCCGGCGGCCGGATCGCCATGCGACGGTTGAATCAACGCGAATACGCGAACACCATTCGCGAGCTCTTCGGTTTCGAGGCGCCGTTGCATCTGATCCCTGACGACGGCGAAGCGGCGACCTTTGACACCGCAGGCGTCGAGCAGTTCTTTACCTCCTCGCATTTTGACAAGTATCTCGAACTGGGCCGAGCGATCACCGCGGAAGGCTGGGAATGGGCCGCGAAACCGCGCGTCCCCTCGCGGACGCTCAGGCGCGAGTCCGAGATGAACGTCACCCAGCGTTTACGCGACAGGCTGGCGGATCTCGATCTGAAAATGGAAATGAAGAAGGCCGGAAAAACCTGGCAGGAAATGGGGTTCCAGGACGAAGGCGAGATGCGCGTCGTCTTCCAGCAGTTCGACAACCGCGCTGGCAAACCACGACGCTACCTGCAGTACCCTCAGGTCGATCAGGGGATCTATCTGTTGTCGAATGAAACACTGACAGCCCGTTCCGCCATGAACCGGGGCGCAGCGGATCCTCGCGGCGAATACCTCTTTCGGTTCCGGGCGGGTCTTGTCGGCCAACCTCCCGAACTCCGCAAATTTGTCCGGATTGTCGATCACGAGGGCACTGTCGACGTCGTGCAGGTGCGCGCTTCCGCCAGCGAGCCGGAAGTGATTACCCGGCGTTATCGGCCCGCGTTTGATCGGAGCACCGTCACTCTTTTTGTGGAAGAGAATCGCGTCGCTGGAACAGGCTTTTATGACTATCTCAAACTGGCGGATCCGGAGGGGGAGTGGGCTTCGATCTGGCTGGACTGGGCGGAAATCGAAGGACCATTCTATCCCCAGGAACGAGCCTTCTTTGAGACCCTGCTCTACCCGGACCCGCCGAAACGCAGCCCGCAGAAAATGGTCTGGTCGGACGAAAACGCCGGCGAGTTGATTGAGCGTTTCGCGTACGAAGCGTTCCGTCGCCGCCAACCCGACGCCGACTACCTGCAGGGACTGGTGACCCTCTTCCAGAAGAATCGGGCTGCGGGTCAAACGTTTGATCAGGCGATGAGCGAATGCCTGGCGATCGTGCTGGCCTCGCCTGGGTTTTTGTATCTGCAGGAAGCGGCCGAACCGGAAGGCAAGAGACGGCGTCTGGACGATCAGGAACTGGCGATCCGGTTGTCGTACTTTCTCTGGAGCGGTCCGCCGGATGCGGAACTTTACGCCTGCGCCCGCGACGGCTCCCTGTCGCAACCGGCCGTACTGCATGCGCAGGTCGATCGACTGCTGGACGACCCAAGAGCGGCTGCCTTTCATACGGGCTTTATGAGTCAATGGGCCGAACTCCAGCGATTCGACGCGATCACCGTCGACGAGACTGCGTTTTTTCAATTCAACCACGGGCTGCGATTCTCGGCCTATCGCGAGGTGCTGGAGTTTTTCAAAACCCTGGTCCAAGAGAACCTGCCGGCGTCCAATTTTATCGACTCAGATTTCGTCGTGATCAACGCGGCGCTCGGCGCTCACTACGGCCTTCCGGGCGTCACGGCCGACGGCTTTCAGAAAGTCGCTTTGCCGGCGAACTCTCCGCGCGGCGGACTTCTGGGCCAGACCGCGTTCCTCACGATTGGCTCCAATGGCGAACGTTCTTCGCCCGTGATTCGCGGGGCGCTGGTCATGGAGAAACTGCTGCACGACAAACCGGCCCCTCCGCCGCCCAATGTTCCCGAGTTGGGTGCGGCCACGGATCGGCCCGTCACGAATCGACAGATGGTGCAGTTGCATCAACGCCAGGCCGTCTGCGCTTCCTGTCACCGGAAGATGGATGTGATCGGCTTTGGCCTGGAGAACTTCGATACGATCGGAGCCTGGCGCGACACCGAGAAAGTCGGACGGAAGCAGGTTCCCATCGAGTCCGGCGGCACGCTGCCGGGCGGGGCGGCGTTCCAGAATATCGACGACCTGAAGTCCCTGCTGCTGGAGCAGGAGGATCGGCTGGCGGAAGAGCTGGTCGAATCGCTCCTGGCATACAGCATCGGACGCCCGATGGAATTCTCCGACGCGGACGCCATCTCCGCGATTCTGCAGAATCTGGCGGATGAGGATTATCGACTGCGCTCCATGATCCATGAGATTGTTTCCAGTCCCTTGTTCCAAACGAAATAG
- a CDS encoding DUF1552 domain-containing protein produces the protein MPAFITNSHTRRSFLRGAGVCLALPFLETFASAKVSQVAPPKRMIFLGGGFGFTKDTFYPEAAGPFSQIGLTEGLTPLKRHQQDITLISHLTNLGATDPHGGSVSYLTGANVSGTAGKRFFNSISCDQLAAQHLGRDTRFASLTLSANESDGGQNSGHGPGHSLSWDASGNPIPGINEPRELFRTIFANPADSRAEIDARLRKKQSILDVVRLNGRAMKQQLSRGDQDKLDEYFQGVRQVEQALERQAEWADIPKPEADFPMPGEGLTGETEIRLMYDLIIAALQTDSTRVVSYRQPVCSMLLGMGVSLKAHSLSHYGFSETRTQASRARDQKCTELFAHFLDRLKEAKDIDGSRLYDNCIVSFGTNLRSGHELKSLPALLSGGGAKAIQHGRHLVLPQKDTPLANYWLTLLQQAGAPVDRFSHSTGIIPELLG, from the coding sequence ATGCCCGCGTTTATCACCAACTCTCACACCCGGCGGTCTTTCCTGCGCGGGGCCGGGGTCTGCCTGGCGCTGCCTTTTCTGGAAACGTTTGCGTCCGCAAAAGTCAGCCAGGTTGCGCCGCCCAAACGCATGATTTTTCTTGGTGGAGGATTCGGCTTCACCAAGGACACGTTCTATCCTGAGGCAGCCGGTCCGTTCTCTCAGATTGGCCTGACCGAGGGACTGACGCCCCTCAAGCGGCATCAGCAGGACATCACGCTGATTTCCCATCTCACCAACCTCGGCGCCACCGATCCGCACGGCGGCAGCGTCTCTTACCTGACGGGAGCCAACGTCTCCGGTACGGCGGGGAAGCGCTTCTTCAACTCCATTTCCTGCGACCAGCTGGCGGCCCAGCACCTGGGGCGAGACACGCGATTCGCCTCGCTGACGCTGTCCGCGAACGAAAGCGACGGCGGACAGAACTCCGGACACGGCCCCGGCCATTCGCTCTCCTGGGACGCTTCCGGAAACCCGATCCCCGGTATCAACGAACCGCGTGAACTCTTCCGCACGATCTTCGCCAACCCGGCCGACTCCCGCGCAGAAATCGATGCGCGGCTACGCAAAAAACAGAGCATCCTCGATGTGGTTCGCCTCAACGGTCGCGCCATGAAGCAGCAACTCAGTCGGGGCGACCAGGACAAGCTTGACGAGTATTTCCAGGGCGTCCGTCAGGTCGAACAAGCTCTCGAGCGGCAGGCCGAATGGGCCGATATCCCCAAACCGGAAGCCGACTTCCCCATGCCGGGCGAAGGGCTCACAGGCGAGACCGAGATCCGCCTGATGTACGATCTTATCATCGCGGCCCTGCAGACCGATTCAACGCGCGTAGTCAGTTACCGCCAGCCCGTCTGCTCCATGCTGCTGGGCATGGGGGTCTCGCTCAAAGCCCATTCGCTCAGCCACTACGGATTCTCGGAAACGCGCACGCAGGCCTCCCGCGCCCGCGACCAGAAGTGCACCGAATTATTCGCCCACTTCCTGGACCGTCTGAAAGAGGCCAAGGATATCGATGGCAGTCGGCTGTACGACAACTGCATCGTCAGCTTCGGCACCAATCTCCGTTCGGGACACGAGCTGAAAAGCCTGCCCGCCCTATTGTCCGGCGGAGGCGCCAAAGCGATCCAGCACGGACGCCACCTTGTTCTCCCGCAAAAAGACACGCCCCTGGCCAACTACTGGCTCACCCTCCTGCAGCAGGCGGGCGCCCCGGTGGATCGCTTCAGCCACAGCACGGGAATCATTCCGGAACTGCTGGGATAA
- a CDS encoding glycosyltransferase family 2 protein, translating to MRSERNPFVSVVLPVYNEAAALDALHQKIVSALSRETGGYEIVFVNDGSTDGSSLFLDRLADRHPQVVVVHLSRNFGHQAALQAGLATAQGDAIVVMDSDLQDDPAEIPRFLEQWRAGADVIYAVRQERKEGPVKRLLFYSFYRVLGALASTRIPQDAGNFCLLDGAAARRIVAMPESDRYFPGLRSWTGFRQVGLPVERGARYDAKPRVSLYGLFQLAKTALFSFSRAPLSMFYGIAGLSLAVCLASGCFTLFHKLVTGLAVPGWTSITIMTSLFGALNALGIAVLGEYVVRIYDQVRNRPQYVVARMRNGGMTPVVEEEILDEVRALSAEASTARTPTRDSACVAQRNARRQMVSRRESEF from the coding sequence GTGAGAAGCGAACGCAATCCTTTCGTCTCGGTCGTGCTGCCCGTTTATAACGAGGCCGCCGCCCTGGATGCGCTGCATCAAAAGATCGTGTCGGCCCTGTCGCGAGAGACGGGCGGTTATGAAATCGTCTTTGTGAACGACGGCTCCACCGACGGTTCAAGCCTGTTCCTGGACCGACTGGCCGATCGGCATCCGCAAGTGGTTGTCGTGCATCTGTCGCGGAACTTCGGCCACCAGGCTGCGCTGCAGGCAGGACTGGCGACGGCCCAGGGCGATGCGATCGTGGTGATGGACTCCGACCTGCAGGATGACCCGGCCGAGATCCCGCGGTTCCTGGAGCAATGGCGCGCCGGCGCCGATGTGATCTACGCCGTACGACAGGAGCGGAAAGAAGGCCCCGTCAAACGTCTGCTGTTTTACAGCTTCTACCGAGTGCTGGGGGCGCTGGCTTCGACCCGCATCCCGCAGGACGCCGGGAACTTTTGCCTGCTCGACGGCGCTGCGGCCCGGCGGATTGTCGCCATGCCGGAATCCGATCGGTACTTTCCCGGACTGCGCAGCTGGACTGGCTTTCGCCAGGTCGGCCTGCCGGTGGAACGGGGAGCCCGTTACGATGCGAAGCCGCGGGTATCGCTCTATGGCCTGTTCCAGTTGGCGAAGACGGCCCTGTTTTCCTTCTCGCGGGCGCCGCTGAGCATGTTCTATGGCATTGCGGGCCTGTCCCTGGCGGTCTGTCTGGCCAGCGGCTGCTTCACGCTGTTCCATAAACTGGTCACCGGCCTGGCTGTGCCGGGCTGGACGTCAATCACTATCATGACCTCGCTCTTTGGCGCCCTGAACGCCCTGGGGATCGCGGTGCTGGGCGAGTATGTGGTGCGGATCTACGATCAGGTTCGCAACCGGCCGCAGTATGTAGTCGCCCGGATGAGGAACGGCGGAATGACGCCGGTCGTGGAAGAGGAAATCCTGGACGAGGTGCGTGCGCTGTCGGCGGAGGCCTCCACCGCCCGGACGCCGACCCGCGATTCGGCTTGCGTCGCCCAGCGCAACGCCCGTCGTCAAATGGTCTCCCGTCGTGAATCCGAGTTCTAA